One Mycolicibacterium pulveris genomic region harbors:
- a CDS encoding glutamate ABC transporter substrate-binding protein, whose amino-acid sequence MPSIPRRVVAALVLAVALPLAACGGGGGGDKIVIGTKFDQPGLGLKNPDGTMTGFDVDVARYVAEQLGYSEDQIQWKEAPSAQRETLIANGQVDFIAATYSITDSRKERVSFAGPYLITGQNLLVRSDNTDIVGAESLENNKKLCSVTGSTPAQNIKDKYPGVQLQQYDTYSACIEALKNGAVDAVTTDEVILAGYAAQSPGTFKLVGGTFTEERYGIGLKKDDTELQTKINDALVKMEQDGAWKAAWDNNLGASGLPAPQPPAIDQT is encoded by the coding sequence ATGCCATCCATTCCGAGGCGCGTAGTCGCGGCCCTCGTGCTCGCCGTGGCGCTGCCGCTGGCGGCCTGCGGCGGTGGCGGCGGCGGCGACAAGATCGTCATCGGGACCAAGTTCGATCAGCCGGGCCTGGGCCTGAAGAACCCGGACGGCACGATGACCGGGTTCGACGTCGACGTCGCCAGGTATGTCGCCGAGCAGCTCGGTTACAGCGAGGATCAGATCCAATGGAAGGAAGCACCGTCGGCGCAACGCGAGACGCTGATCGCCAACGGTCAGGTCGACTTCATCGCGGCGACATACTCGATCACCGACTCCCGTAAGGAGCGGGTGTCATTCGCGGGACCGTATCTGATCACGGGCCAGAACCTGCTGGTGCGCAGTGACAACACCGACATCGTCGGCGCGGAGTCGCTGGAGAACAACAAGAAGCTGTGCTCGGTGACGGGTTCGACTCCGGCGCAGAACATCAAGGACAAGTACCCCGGTGTGCAGCTGCAGCAGTACGACACCTATTCGGCGTGCATCGAGGCACTGAAGAACGGCGCGGTCGACGCGGTGACCACCGACGAAGTGATCCTGGCGGGCTATGCCGCCCAGAGCCCGGGCACCTTCAAGCTCGTGGGCGGCACGTTCACCGAGGAGCGTTACGGCATCGGGTTGAAGAAGGACGACACCGAGCTGCAGACGAAGATCAACGACGCGCTGGTGAAGATGGAGCAAGACGGCGCGTGGAAGGCGGCCTGGGACAACAACCTTGGCGCGTCGGGGCTGCCAGCTCCCCAACCGCCGGCGATCGACCAGACCTAG